CGAGATTTCCAGGGAAGAGTACATGCAGATGAAGGCCGATCTTGGGAATAAAGCTTAGTTTAACATTACAGGAGGATTGGTATGACTATAATAAAACGATGTGCAATCGCTATATTAAGTTTGAGTTTCTTACTGGTTCCGGCCTTTGTCCTCACGGCAAATGAAGGTGGGCACGGCAGCGGTATCGACCAGATAATTGCCGAAATCGAGCAAACCCAGGGTGTAGAGACCATCAGCGAAATAAATCCCGACAGGGTCTCTCCAAAGCTTCTGGAAGAACTTGGTGATGCAGTTATGGGGATTATGATTTCGGATGAACAGCAACATGAATGGATGGATCAGATGATGGGAGGAGAGGGCTCTGAGCAGCTTGCTTCCATGCACCGCCTTATGGGCTACCGCTATCTCCAGAGTAACGGAGATCTTAGCTCCGGGCTTTGGGGGCCGGGAATGTCGGGATACGGCATGGGATACGGCATGATGGGGCCGGGCCTAATAGGTTCCTGGGGAGGGCACAGCGGATGGTACGGTTACGGTCCGGGCAGCCCTGACGTGATGGCCGGATTGATGAATCCCTGGCTCTGTGCGATTTGTCTTGTACTGTTGATTGCCGTGATCGTTCTTATTATCGCACTGGTAAAAGCAAAAAAGACACGCAGGACCTTTGACTCAGGGATAGCGAAAGAGATTATCCGTTCGCGCTATGCCAAAGGAGAGCTATCCAGGGAAGATTATCTCCAGCTAAAGGATGATTTGAAAGAAAACTAATCCAGGTGCTAATATTGGGCACCTCTGTCTCTATTGAACTGGGAGAGAAGCGGTAAGCTCTTGTGTAACCTCCGAGTGGTATTATGCCTGGATCTCCTCGTCGAAATAGCTCCAAAACCACTTTACATTTTGTCAATTTTGTTTTATATGAAACAAAATTGACATGGGAACGTGGTTCATGGATGAAATAAGGATGGGATTGGAACTCCGCACGTTGAATAATCTTGTCCGGCGCTATTTTGAGTTTTCTTCCCACAAGAAGGAAATCGAAGCAATAACCGGGAACAACGGGTGGATCATTGGGTATCTTGCGAGAAATACAGATGCGGGAAAAGATGTTTACCAGAAGGACATTGAAGAGCATTTTACTATTACCAGATCGACTGTGTCGAATGTGCTCAGCCTGATGGAGCAAAAGGGCTTGATTCAAAGGTTGGCCGTCGAACATGATGCACGCTTAAAAAAAATTGTTCTCACAAAAAAGGCAAAGAAGATTCAGGACCTCATGAAGGAAGATATTGACCGGATGGAAAGTATTCTGACTCAGGGGTTTACGGACGACGAATTGAAAATGCTGTATATGCTTTTACAACGGATGAAGGAAAATATATCTAATAAATAAATTCCCTCTATGTAGTACGCAAGCAACAGGTTAAGGAGATCATTATGATTAAAGTACTACTCTCCAGTATCCGGCAGTATAGAAAAGATTCTATCCTGACGCCGGTATATGTGATATTCGAATCCATCATGGAAGTCTTAATACCTACGTTAATGGCCTATTTGATTGACTACGGAATCATGCAGGAAAATATGTCCAATGTGTTTAAAATAGGCTTGGGACTGATTTTCTGCTCTATGATATCCCTTATTTCCGGTATTCTGGCGGGACGTAGCGCCGCTATAGCATCTGCCGGTTTTGCAAAGAATTTGCGCCATGATATGTATTACAATGTTCAAAGCTTTTCATTTTCGAATATTGACAAATTTTCTACAGCAAGTTTGGTTACCCGGCTGACTACAGATATTACCAACGTCCAGAATGCCTACATGATGTTCATCCGCATGGCGATACGAAGTCCCTTTATTATGATTTTTGCCCTGATCATGGCTTTCCGAATAGATGCTCAGATCTCTCTGATTTTTCTTGTGATTATTCCCGTGCTTTTATTTGGGCTTCTATTCATTGCCTCATATGTTCATCCGTTTTTTGTAAGGGTCTTTAAGACTTACGACAAGTTAAATAGCGTTGCCCAGGAGAATCTGAGAGGAATACGTGTTGTAAAATCATTTACCAGAGAGGCCCATGAAGAAAAAAAGTTCGGTAAGATATCCCAACTCATTTTTGCCGATTTTTCCAAAGCCGAAAAGATACTGGCATTCAATATGCCGCTCATGCAATTTTGCATCTATGCCGCTATGCTATTGATTTCATGGCTCAGTGCAAAGGCGATAATCGCCAGCAATAATAATCCGGCTATAGGTCTTTCCACCGGCGACCTTACCGGGCTTATTACATATACAATGCAGATCTTAATGAGTTTGATGATGCTTTCCATGGTCTTTGTCATGATCATCATTTCCCGAGCATCTGCTGAACGTATTGTTGAGGTCCTGACAGAGGAGAGCGATCTTAAAAACTGTGAGAAGCCTGTATATGAGGTGAAAAATGGCTCTGTTTCCTTTGAAGATGTTAGTTTTTCTTATGTGAGAAAAACAGACAAACCGGTTCTCGACGCCATTAATTTCTCCATAGAATCGGGGGAAACGGTTGGTATTCTCGGCGGAACCGGGGCATCGAAATCTAGTTTGGTCCAACTTATTCCTCGTCTTTATGACGTTGTAAGCGGAAGGCTAACCGTCGGTGGGGTGGACGTTCGAAATTACGACATTGAATCATTGCGCAATCAGGTTGCCATGGTCCTGCAAAAGAACGTTTTGTTTTCCGGAACGATCAAAGAAAACCTTCGCTGGGGCAATGCACATGCTTCCGATGAAGACTTGATCAGGGTTTGCAAGCAGGCACAGGCTGACAGTTTCATACAGGAATTTCCCGATACATATGACACCTATATTGAACAGGGAGGTACCAATGTTTCCGGCGGTCAGAAACAGCGGTTGTGTATCGCAAGGGCGCTGTTGAAAAACCCCAAAATACTGATACTTGATGATTCCACCAGTGCTGTAGACACCACGACGGATTCTCTGATTCGGCATGCATTCAAAAAGGAAATTCCCGATACGACAAAGATCATCATCGCTCAGCGTATAAATTCGATCCAGGATGCAGACAAAATTATTGTGCTGGATGAAGGCAGGATTAATGCTATGGGAACGCATGATGAACTACTTGAAACATGCAAGATTTATCGGGAAGTGTATGAATCCCAGAACAGAGAGAGTCTTATTCATGAATAATACAAAAGAGACGAAAACAGAAGGAAACTTGAATTCGGCAAGAAAACCTGTGTTTAGACAGTTCAAGCCCGGCACAATTAA
This is a stretch of genomic DNA from Sediminispirochaeta bajacaliforniensis DSM 16054. It encodes these proteins:
- a CDS encoding SHOCT domain-containing protein, with the protein product MTIIKRCAIAILSLSFLLVPAFVLTANEGGHGSGIDQIIAEIEQTQGVETISEINPDRVSPKLLEELGDAVMGIMISDEQQHEWMDQMMGGEGSEQLASMHRLMGYRYLQSNGDLSSGLWGPGMSGYGMGYGMMGPGLIGSWGGHSGWYGYGPGSPDVMAGLMNPWLCAICLVLLIAVIVLIIALVKAKKTRRTFDSGIAKEIIRSRYAKGELSREDYLQLKDDLKEN
- a CDS encoding MarR family winged helix-turn-helix transcriptional regulator, translated to MDEIRMGLELRTLNNLVRRYFEFSSHKKEIEAITGNNGWIIGYLARNTDAGKDVYQKDIEEHFTITRSTVSNVLSLMEQKGLIQRLAVEHDARLKKIVLTKKAKKIQDLMKEDIDRMESILTQGFTDDELKMLYMLLQRMKENISNK
- a CDS encoding ABC transporter ATP-binding protein codes for the protein MIKVLLSSIRQYRKDSILTPVYVIFESIMEVLIPTLMAYLIDYGIMQENMSNVFKIGLGLIFCSMISLISGILAGRSAAIASAGFAKNLRHDMYYNVQSFSFSNIDKFSTASLVTRLTTDITNVQNAYMMFIRMAIRSPFIMIFALIMAFRIDAQISLIFLVIIPVLLFGLLFIASYVHPFFVRVFKTYDKLNSVAQENLRGIRVVKSFTREAHEEKKFGKISQLIFADFSKAEKILAFNMPLMQFCIYAAMLLISWLSAKAIIASNNNPAIGLSTGDLTGLITYTMQILMSLMMLSMVFVMIIISRASAERIVEVLTEESDLKNCEKPVYEVKNGSVSFEDVSFSYVRKTDKPVLDAINFSIESGETVGILGGTGASKSSLVQLIPRLYDVVSGRLTVGGVDVRNYDIESLRNQVAMVLQKNVLFSGTIKENLRWGNAHASDEDLIRVCKQAQADSFIQEFPDTYDTYIEQGGTNVSGGQKQRLCIARALLKNPKILILDDSTSAVDTTTDSLIRHAFKKEIPDTTKIIIAQRINSIQDADKIIVLDEGRINAMGTHDELLETCKIYREVYESQNRESLIHE